The DNA sequence GATATTTACTACCAGTATCCCGTTAAAATGTCACAATTTTAATGGGAAAGCAGTACTTTAAAGATTATAATTACCTAACCATATCCGCAAACTATGAGGGGGTCAATTTGCGGCTCGAGGATTCACGGATAACGAGCTCTGGCTTCATCACTTCGCAACGGTAAGCATTTGGAGCGCCTTCCTTCGAAAAGTAGTCTAACAAGATTTTTGCCGATAACATACCCAATTCATAAGCTGGTTGCCATACGGTGGAGAGGGTGGGGTAAAAGTGCTGTGCATAAGGCTCATCATCGAAACCGATGACAGCAATGTCATGGGGTATGGCATATCCGCGTTCACGCAGATTGTGTAAAGCACCGATAGCGACAGCATCGTTAACAGCGAAAATAGCATCAAAAACCTGTTGCGTCGCAAACAATCTATCAATGGCATTGAAACCTGCTTCTGCGGAAAAATCGTCGCTGCGAATAATCAATTCGGAATTTATCCGAAGATTGTTTTCATAATGTGCGTCGAGATAGCCATCCAGTCGTTGTTTAAATGTAGGGAAAGAGATCGGACCAGCTATATGGACAATTCGTTTGGAACCGCTGCTGATCAGGTAGTCTACGGCTTCATAGGCTCCTGTATAACTATCCACCAAAACTTTATCAGCTTCAAAATTTGGACAATCGCGATCGAAAATAACTAAGGGTATTCCCGCGTTTCTTAACTGTTCAAAATGTTGGTAATCCTTTGTTTCGTGGCTTGGACTGATGAGTACACCATCCAATCGCAGAGCCGCCATATCCAGTAATAGTTCTCGTTCCTCCTCAAATGATTCGTTGGTTTGGTAGATCAAGAGCTTATAGCCAGCTTCGCTTACCATATCCTGCACTCCGCTGATGACCGTCGCAAAAAAATAACCTGTAATTTCTGGAACAACAACGCCAATAACACCGGTTGTATCATGAAGCAGACCTAATGCCAATCGATTAGGTTGGTATTTAAGCCGTTCGGCGAGTTCCAATACCCTGTTTGTGGTGTGTTCGCTTATTGCGGGGTGGTGCCGCAGTGCACGTGAGACGGTGGACGCTGATAGGCCAAGCTCTTTCGCAAGGTCGGTGATAGAGGTTTGACGTTTTTTTTTCATAATTGATTTATAAATGATTCCTATTTGGATAGCCGCAACGCACGCCTCGGAAAAAACAGTCGATAATGTGAACAATCTAGACTGGTGTTATTAAAGTATGAAGTTACGTAATGATTTGGGTAACTAATTTCTACAACATATCTTTTTTTGGGACATATCATTTGATCGCTTGCTTACATTCGGAATAGTACGTTTAAACACACATATTCCCCCTTGTTGTTATGCAAACCTTTGCATGACTAATTTTGGAGGATCGCCTAATTTCCTGTTTACTTGTAATGTAAAACCAAGTAAATAAACCAGATGATTGTTTCTCCCAATGTATTGTTTAAGCATTGTTATGGCGATTATGCCATCGCGGCGATCAACGTATTTACGCTTGAGCAGGTGCTGGCGGTATTTCGTGCAGCAGAGCTCAGCGATTCACCGGTCATTATCCAAACAACGCCCGCTGCTCGGGATTATGCTACTGCGCAGTCGCTCCTGGCTATGATTTTGGCAACGGCAAAACAGCACCCTGACGTGGTGTATGCCCTACATCTGGATCACGGCAACGAGCTCCATATAGACTCCGCTTTGCAGGACGGCCGATACAATTCTGTCATGATCGACGCATCCCACGACCCATTCCCAGAAAATTGCAAGCGTACCAAAGCGGTGGTGGATGCAGCTCATCTGCAAGGCATTTTTGTAGAGGCAGAGCTTGGCGTATTGAGCGGCGTAGAGGATGATTTAATCGTTGATGTTTCTTTGTCCGCATATACCCAGCCGGAGCAAGCAGCTTCATTTGTGCAGCAGACAGGTTGTGATAGCTTGGCCGTTGCCGTGGGTACGAGCCACGGCGCTTATAAATTTAAGGGAGATCAGGGCATTCGCTTCGATGTCCTTGCTGCCATCCAACATGAATTGCCCAGCTTTCCACTTGTGCTGCACGGTGGATCTGCCGTTTCGGCTGCCGAAATCGAGCGGATCAATGCGGTAGGCGGCTCTCTATTACAAGACGCAAGAGGCGTTTCCGATCAGGAAATACGTCGGGCCATCGGGTTTGGAGTATGCAAAGTGAATGTGGCAACGGATCTACGCGTATTGTGGACACGTGTGCATCGCGAGTTTTTTGCTAATCAACCGCAGGTGTTCGATCCTGTAGCTCCAGGAAAGCTATACATCGATGCGCTTACCAAGTTTTGTATGGATAAATTTCAGTGTTTGAACTCCGTGGAGAAGGCCGCTTACTTCCGGGACGGCAAGCAAAGTAATCTATAGTAAGAAACGTATGTGATGATTTGTCGCTGGCGGCTGTGCCGCATAACGATGAATGTGTGTAAGCTAACCATCTATAACTAACCATCCTATAAAATAGATAAAGACAGAAATATACGTATGAAAAGATCGGAGAAGTATCCTTTGGTTGTAAATGCCGAGGATCAGCAGGAAAACTACCAATATATTACCCGGGAAGATGCCGGGTGGCAATACCTGAATTTTGGTGCGCGCCGCATGCTGGCTGGCGAAACATGGACAGTAGATACCTTGGAACAGGAGTATGCCATTATCTTACTGGGTGGAGATTACATCGTGGAAAGTGACTGCGGTTCCTGGAAAACAACAAACGGACGTCGCGACGTTTTTTCGGGTATGCCGCACGTATTGTATCTACCCCGTCGTACTAAGTTTACGCTTACAGCTAGTAGTACCGTACTTGATCTTGCATACGGTTGGTGTGAAACGGATAAAGATTTTGCGCCGGTGTTTAAGAAGCCGGAAGAGCTGGCTGTAGAGATTCGTGGGGGCGACAATGCAAGCCGACAAATAAATGACCTGTTGGGGCCGGGCTTTCCCTGCCATCGCTTGGTCGTCGTAGAGGTGTACACCCCCTCGGGGAATTGGAGTTCTTTTCCTGCCCACAAGCACGATGAACGCGTCGTCGATAAAGAAGGGGAGCTCTTGGAAGCTCGTTTGGAGGAAACGTATTTCTATAAAGTGGCCAAGCCACAGGGATATGCCATGCAACGAGTTTACACGAGTGATGGTTCTCTTGATGAGGTCGCAATAGCGCGAAACAACGATGTAGTGATGGTGCCTAGAGGCTACCATCCTGTGGTAGCTGGACATGGATATGATGTCTATTACCTAAATTTCTTGGCTGGATCTGACCAATCATTAGCGAACACACCTGACCCCGAACATGCTTGGATATTTGATACTTGGACAGGTATTGATGATCGACTCCCTTTGGTTTCTGCTATAATGAATACCCTAAAAAGATAAGATATGAAAAGATACGATGTTTTAACCGTTGGTCGTTCCTCCATTGATCTGTATTCGCAGAATATCGGAGCCGAATTTGTCGAAATAAAAGGATTTGATGCCTTTGTAGGCGGATCTCCATTGAATATTGCCACAGGCTGCGCACGACTTGGCTTAAAAACGGCCTTGCTGACAGGTGTAGGTTATGATAAAGTAGGTGATTTCATTTTAAACTTTTTGGAAAAGGAAGGCATAGAAACTGCTTTTATCCCACGCATTGCCCATGCGCGCAGCAGTGCCGTACTATTGGGCATACAGCCACCGGATACTTTTCCTTTGGTTTTTTATCGGAACAATGCTGCCGACTCGCAGATCAATATTGATCACGTGAATGCGATACCAATGAACGAGGTACGTTTACTGGAGATTTCGGGTACGGCATTGCACGTTGAACCTAGTCGCAGTGCTGTGTTTTTTGCGGTTGAGCGAGCGAATCAGACGGGCACAAATACGTTATTAGACATTGACTTTCGTGCCGATCAATGGGCTGACGTTCGTTCTTTTGGGATTATGACCCGTGCGCTCTTGCCCAAGATTGATATTGCCATCGGCACCGAAGAGGAATTGTTGGCAGCCATGTTAGAAGATGCTTCCCAAGTAACCATCGAGCACCAACAGATTTCTGCTCCCAGCATTTCCGGTGATATTGATCAAGCTATAGAGGGGGTATTGTCTTTGGGAGTGCAGATTCTGATCGTGAAGCGTGGGGCCAATGGAGTAAGCATCTATGAAGCCGGAAAGGAACGCGTTGACGTGCCCGGCTTTCCGGTGTTACCGTTGAACGTATTGGGGGCAGGTGATGCGTTCGCGTCAGGTTTTATCTACGGATACCTGCAAGGTTGGAGTTTGTACAAGTGCTGCAGGATGGGAAATGCAAGCGGAGCACAAGTAGTCTTGGAATCGGGTTGCGCCAATTTTATGCCCCGCCTGTCTCAATCGATGGCCTTTATTGAAAAGTATGGCGGCTTTTAGTAGCACCGCTATTTAACAAGCCTTCCATAGCATTACATATGCACACTTTCTAAATTATAAACTAAACATAAGCGGATGAAAAAGACGGTTACACTTACCGTCGCACAGGCGATTATCCAATATTTGGATCAACAATCGGTCGAGCGAGACGGTGAAATCAATAAATTTTTTGCAGGATGCTTTGGCATCTTTGGGCACGGCAATGTGGGTGGTATCGGACAGGCGCTGTCTGAATATCCAAACTTTCGTTACTACCAGTCACGGAATGAACAGGCGATGGTGCATGCCGCTGCGGCCTACGCCAGAATGAAAAATCGTATGGAGACCTTTGCTTGCACAGCATCTATCGGACCCGGTGCTACCAATATGCTCACTGCGGCTGCGTCAGCTACCATAAATCGCCTGCCAGTTTTACTGCTGCCTGGAGACACTTTTGCTACGCGCCATGTCGATCCAGCGCTGCAGCAGCTGGAATCATTTCATAGCGCAGATCTGTCCGTGAATGATTGTTTTCGTCCGGTTTCTCGTTTTTGGGATCGCATCACTCGACCCGAACAGGTCATTGCATCGCTTCCCCAAGTGTTACGTGTGCTCACGTCACCCGCTGAGACGGGAGCAGTGACGCTTTGTTTGCCACAGGATGTACAGACAGAATCTTTCGCTTTTCCGATCGAACTGTTTGAGCCGAAAACATGGTTTATCGCTCGGCCTTTGCCCGATACGACATTGCTGGATCGGGCCGTTGCCAAAATTCGTACCGCTAGAAAACCTTTGATTGTTGCCGGCGGTGGTGTCCTATATAGTGAGGCGAGTGCGGCACTTCAACGCTTTGTAGATCAAACGGGTATTCCGGTGGCGGAAACTTTTGCCGGAAAAGGCGCGCTGCGCTACGACCACCCCCAGGCGCTGGGCGCTGCGGGTGCTACGGGAACGGAGGGCGCAAATGTTTATGCAGCCGAGGCTGACCTGGTGATCGGAATAGGTACGCGATACAGCGATTTCACTACGGCTTCTAACACGGCTTTTCAAAATGATGCGGTAACCTTTATCAATATCAACATCACCGCATTTGATGCTTATAAACAATCCGCATTACCACTTGTCGGTGATGCTAGAGCTACCTTAGAAGCGCTGCTGCTCCGGCTGGAAGGCTACCAAGTGGATGCTGATTATCGCGCGCGTGCGCAATTTTTTAACGAACAATGGGATCAACGCGTGACAGCGGCCTATACGCCACTTGCAGCGGATAGTTTATCGCAAGCAGAGATCATCGGATTGGTCAACGAATATGCTGCTCCAGAAGATGTAGTACTCTGTGCCGCTGGTAGTTTACCGGGAGATCTGCACAAGCTGTGGCGTACACGAGATCCCAAAGGTTTCCATGTAGAGTATGGATATTCTTGTATGGGTTATGAGATCGCTGGTGGCCTAGGCGCAAAGATGGCAACCCCATCGCGAGAAGTTTATGTAATGGTGGGCGATGCCAGCTTTTTAATGTTGTCTGCTGATATAATAACCTCCATACAAGAAGGATACAAGCTTATTATTATCCTGATTAATAACCACGGCTACGCCAGTATTGGAGGGCTTTCCAGATCCCTGGGTATGGAAGGTTTTGGTACACAATATCGCGCTCGTAACAACGAGTCGGGTCAGTTAGACGGCGGATTACTACCAGTGAATCTAGCAGAAAATGCTCGCAGTTTAGGCGCTATCGTGTTGGAAGCGCATCGGCCGGACGACTTCGCGGAAGCGCTACAGGTTGCTAAAACAACAGATAGTACAACAGTGATCTATGTCGAGACCGCTGGCGAACGTAAAATGGCGGGCTATGGACATGCTTGGTGGGAGGTGCCGATCGCTTCCGTTGCCTACAATGCTAAGGTGTGCGAAGCGTATCAAAAAAATAGCGAACAGAAAGAGCGTCAGCGCTATCATCTCTAATACAGTATTATGATTACTGTTATTAGTTTTGTAGGTTTTACAGTTTTTGTAGGCATCTATGCCTGGTATCGACTGCGGAAGGATAACCTGTCGTCGCAGGACGGGTATTTTTTGGGAGGTAGGAGCTTGACGGGATCCGTTATTGCAGCGTCTATGATCATGTCCAATATCTCCACCGAGCATTTGGTAGGTATGAATGGCTCGGCCTATAGAAACGGCTTTATTATTATTGCTTGGGAGGTCACCTCGGCCTTGGCATTAATC is a window from the Sphingobacterium sp. lm-10 genome containing:
- a CDS encoding LacI family DNA-binding transcriptional regulator; translation: MKKKRQTSITDLAKELGLSASTVSRALRHHPAISEHTTNRVLELAERLKYQPNRLALGLLHDTTGVIGVVVPEITGYFFATVISGVQDMVSEAGYKLLIYQTNESFEEERELLLDMAALRLDGVLISPSHETKDYQHFEQLRNAGIPLVIFDRDCPNFEADKVLVDSYTGAYEAVDYLISSGSKRIVHIAGPISFPTFKQRLDGYLDAHYENNLRINSELIIRSDDFSAEAGFNAIDRLFATQQVFDAIFAVNDAVAIGALHNLRERGYAIPHDIAVIGFDDEPYAQHFYPTLSTVWQPAYELGMLSAKILLDYFSKEGAPNAYRCEVMKPELVIRESSSRKLTPS
- a CDS encoding class II fructose-bisphosphate aldolase produces the protein MIVSPNVLFKHCYGDYAIAAINVFTLEQVLAVFRAAELSDSPVIIQTTPAARDYATAQSLLAMILATAKQHPDVVYALHLDHGNELHIDSALQDGRYNSVMIDASHDPFPENCKRTKAVVDAAHLQGIFVEAELGVLSGVEDDLIVDVSLSAYTQPEQAASFVQQTGCDSLAVAVGTSHGAYKFKGDQGIRFDVLAAIQHELPSFPLVLHGGSAVSAAEIERINAVGGSLLQDARGVSDQEIRRAIGFGVCKVNVATDLRVLWTRVHREFFANQPQVFDPVAPGKLYIDALTKFCMDKFQCLNSVEKAAYFRDGKQSNL
- the iolB gene encoding 5-deoxy-glucuronate isomerase, which produces MKRSEKYPLVVNAEDQQENYQYITREDAGWQYLNFGARRMLAGETWTVDTLEQEYAIILLGGDYIVESDCGSWKTTNGRRDVFSGMPHVLYLPRRTKFTLTASSTVLDLAYGWCETDKDFAPVFKKPEELAVEIRGGDNASRQINDLLGPGFPCHRLVVVEVYTPSGNWSSFPAHKHDERVVDKEGELLEARLEETYFYKVAKPQGYAMQRVYTSDGSLDEVAIARNNDVVMVPRGYHPVVAGHGYDVYYLNFLAGSDQSLANTPDPEHAWIFDTWTGIDDRLPLVSAIMNTLKR
- the iolC gene encoding 5-dehydro-2-deoxygluconokinase — translated: MKRYDVLTVGRSSIDLYSQNIGAEFVEIKGFDAFVGGSPLNIATGCARLGLKTALLTGVGYDKVGDFILNFLEKEGIETAFIPRIAHARSSAVLLGIQPPDTFPLVFYRNNAADSQINIDHVNAIPMNEVRLLEISGTALHVEPSRSAVFFAVERANQTGTNTLLDIDFRADQWADVRSFGIMTRALLPKIDIAIGTEEELLAAMLEDASQVTIEHQQISAPSISGDIDQAIEGVLSLGVQILIVKRGANGVSIYEAGKERVDVPGFPVLPLNVLGAGDAFASGFIYGYLQGWSLYKCCRMGNASGAQVVLESGCANFMPRLSQSMAFIEKYGGF
- the iolD gene encoding 3D-(3,5/4)-trihydroxycyclohexane-1,2-dione acylhydrolase (decyclizing), whose translation is MKKTVTLTVAQAIIQYLDQQSVERDGEINKFFAGCFGIFGHGNVGGIGQALSEYPNFRYYQSRNEQAMVHAAAAYARMKNRMETFACTASIGPGATNMLTAAASATINRLPVLLLPGDTFATRHVDPALQQLESFHSADLSVNDCFRPVSRFWDRITRPEQVIASLPQVLRVLTSPAETGAVTLCLPQDVQTESFAFPIELFEPKTWFIARPLPDTTLLDRAVAKIRTARKPLIVAGGGVLYSEASAALQRFVDQTGIPVAETFAGKGALRYDHPQALGAAGATGTEGANVYAAEADLVIGIGTRYSDFTTASNTAFQNDAVTFININITAFDAYKQSALPLVGDARATLEALLLRLEGYQVDADYRARAQFFNEQWDQRVTAAYTPLAADSLSQAEIIGLVNEYAAPEDVVLCAAGSLPGDLHKLWRTRDPKGFHVEYGYSCMGYEIAGGLGAKMATPSREVYVMVGDASFLMLSADIITSIQEGYKLIIILINNHGYASIGGLSRSLGMEGFGTQYRARNNESGQLDGGLLPVNLAENARSLGAIVLEAHRPDDFAEALQVAKTTDSTTVIYVETAGERKMAGYGHAWWEVPIASVAYNAKVCEAYQKNSEQKERQRYHL